One window of Equus asinus isolate D_3611 breed Donkey chromosome 7, EquAss-T2T_v2, whole genome shotgun sequence genomic DNA carries:
- the AHSA1 gene encoding activator of 90 kDa heat shock protein ATPase homolog 1: MAKWGEGDPRWIVEERADATNVNNWHWTERDASNWSTDKLKTLFLAVQVQNEEGKCEVTEVNKLDGEASINNRKGKLIFFYEWSIKLNWTGTSKTGVQYKGHVEIPNLSDENSVDEVEISVSLAKDEPDTNLVALMKEEGVKLLREAMGIYISTLKTEFTQGMILPTMNGDSVDPTGQPAPKTEERKANKSAPSKTQTRPVGVKIPTCKITLRETFLTSPEELYRVLTTQELVQAFTHAPAMLEADKGGKFHLVDGNVSGEFTDLVPEKHIVMKWRFKSWPEGHFATITLTFVDKNGETELCMEGRGIPAPEEERTRQGWQRYYFEGIKQTFGYGARLF; this comes from the exons GACAGAGAGGGATGCTTCAAATTGGTCCACGGATAAGCTGAAAACGCTGTTCCTGGCAGTGCAGGTGCAAAATGAGGAAGGCAAGTGTGAGGTGACAGAGGTGAATAAGCTTGATGGAGAGGCATCCATTAACAATCGCAAAGGCAAACTTATCTTCTTTTATGAATGGAGCATCAAACTAAACTGGACAG GTACCTCTAAGACTGGAGTACAGTACAAGGGACATGTGGAGATCCCCAATTTGTCTGATGAAAACAGCGTGGATGAAGTAGAG ATTAGTGTGAGCCTTGCCAAAGATGAGCCTGACACAAATCTCGTGGCCTTAATGAAGGAAGAAGGGGTGAAACTTCTCAGAGAAGCCATGGGAATTTACATCAGCACTCTCAAAACAG AGTTCACGCAGGGCATGATTTTGCCCACAATGAATGGAGACTCAGTAGACCCAACCGGGCAGCCAGCACCGAAGACTGAGGAGCGCAAG GCTAATAAGTCTGCTCCTTCAAAAACCCAGACCAGACCTGTTGGTGTCAAAATCCCCACTTGTAAGATCACCCTTAGAGAAACCTTCCTGACATCACCAGAGGAGCTCTATAGAGTCTTGACCACCCAAGAG CTCGTTCAGGCCTTCACTCATGCTCCTGCAATGTTAGAAGCAGACAAAGGTGGGAAATTTCACCTGGTAGATGGCAATGTCTCTGGGGAATTCACTGATCTG GTCCCTGAGAAACACATTGTGATGAAGTGGAGGTTTAAATCTTGGCCAGAAG gACATTTTGCCACCATCACCTTGACCTTCGTTGACAAGAATGGAGAGACTGAGCTGTGCATGGAGGGCCGAGGCATCCCTGCCCCTGAGGAGGAGAGGACGCGGCAGGGCTGGCAGCGGTACTACTTTGAGGGCATCAAACAGACCTTTGGCTATGGCGCTCGCTTATTTTAG